A window of the Cellvibrio sp. pealriver genome harbors these coding sequences:
- a CDS encoding IS3 family transposase (programmed frameshift) yields the protein MNPVIKRTQRDYSLAFKLALVDQIEKGEMTYKQAQSRYGIQGRSTVLCWLRKHGQLDWSLGLPAKGLLMSDNPRPQTPEQRIKELEQQLALTQQKADFFEAVVDVLKRDYGVSVGKKAARNIIQTKTLAGLSVVRGCQLLGISRQAWYQQCKRVRQREVHTQILLDAVQRERALQPCIGTRKLQRLLQQSALVVGRDRLFALLREHRLLVPTKRAYHKTTHSHHRFRKHPNLLKPGEHQVIPQRPEHVWVADITYLPVHQGEAYLSLVTDAYSRKIVGHCVHDNLKAESVIGAYKQALQQRRSGDELIHHSDRGIQYCSAQYQKLHYQYGVHCSMTDGYDCYQNALAERVNGILKSEFLIRKPRDLAEAKVMVAESIRIYNERRPHLSLEYKTPDEVHRAFG from the exons ATGAATCCCGTTATTAAACGCACCCAGCGTGATTACTCTCTCGCCTTTAAATTGGCTCTTGTCGATCAAATCGAAAAAGGAGAGATGACTTATAAACAAGCCCAGTCTCGCTACGGTATACAAGGCAGATCTACAGTCTTGTGTTGGCTGCGCAAGCATGGTCAACTGGATTGGTCATTAGGTTTACCAGCAAAAGGCCTCCTCATGTCCGATAATCCTCGCCCTCAAACGCCAGAACAGCGCATCAAAGAACTGGAACAGCAGCTCGCTCTAACCCAACAAAAAGCGGATTTTTTCGAAGCGGTGGTTGATGTACTCAAGCGCGACTATGGAGTCAGCGTGG GTAAAAAAGCCGCACGGAACATCATCCAAACGAAAACGTTAGCGGGTTTATCCGTTGTCCGTGGTTGCCAGCTACTCGGCATCAGTCGGCAAGCCTGGTATCAACAATGTAAGCGGGTGCGACAACGAGAAGTGCACACGCAGATACTCCTTGATGCGGTGCAGCGTGAACGTGCATTACAACCCTGCATCGGAACGCGCAAACTACAGCGCTTGTTACAACAATCCGCATTGGTTGTGGGGCGAGATCGACTGTTTGCTTTGCTGCGCGAACATCGCCTGCTGGTTCCCACCAAGCGGGCTTATCACAAAACAACGCACAGCCATCATCGCTTTCGCAAACATCCCAATCTTCTGAAGCCTGGTGAACATCAAGTGATTCCGCAACGACCAGAACATGTTTGGGTGGCTGACATTACCTATTTACCCGTGCATCAGGGCGAGGCCTATTTGAGTTTGGTGACCGATGCCTATTCGCGCAAGATTGTGGGGCATTGCGTCCATGACAATCTGAAGGCTGAGTCAGTAATCGGTGCGTATAAACAAGCACTACAGCAGCGACGCAGTGGTGATGAGCTCATCCACCATTCAGATCGGGGTATTCAGTATTGTTCAGCGCAATACCAGAAATTGCATTATCAATACGGTGTTCATTGTTCGATGACGGATGGTTACGACTGCTATCAAAATGCGCTGGCAGAGCGTGTGAATGGTATTTTGAAAAGTGAGTTTTTGATAAGGAAACCCAGGGATCTTGCAGAAGCAAAAGTGATGGTGGCCGAGTCGATTCGGATCTACAACGAACGTCGTCCGCATCTATCCCTAGAATACAAAACGCCTGATGAGGTGCATCGGGCGTTTGGATAA
- a CDS encoding TonB-dependent receptor gives MFIKSRMSLAVVAAMTSTLTLGSVHAAESDDANLEEVVVTGIAASLSRSIDKKRNSDLVADSITAEDLGKFPDNNIADSLQRIPGVAIDRAGGEGRFVSIRGLGPDFSAVLINGRSPASENEERAFSFDTLASELVRTVDVFKTSNPGLKEGGLGGTINIVTARPFDFDGFHAAGSIKGMYEENSEDTSPQASFVVSNTFNDEKFGVLASVTYQERSSAKYTVENEHISKTTEEPFLTFTNPSQGWGGGYAYSGDGLEEDTYRIQSLYAGVTNETRERIGGNLVLQLQATDDLVLTADIIHSKYDSSTSKYSTGSYMWAPTLSPLNQVDKNGFYNVINHGYDAGYNITGYAHLLTTTERPTESNVGGLNAAWDISDEWKMIADISMSDAILDNRGLDRLYIVEFLDRPGYLMTSNGGIPTLEYADPAAIKPEMGSANMKDLRARINSNDGIYNKANNHEFKLDFEWTPVDSFLSQVKFGANNTVAEKSTEYWATPDLIRRMYHGLATQQVMDTDSIIKGVLKQGDVFGGLNGDVYMIDPVAYRNWMAENIDGRTRANTPAGIASKEAFIANGNSWDAVKSNDSYTIEEDVTSFYLEAAGETEIFTMPLHLSGGVRYTETELTSSGTSQVLIGLEREAAEPGRPPSPWLVQQFADEAGTAIALNNDYDNWLPSLNARLEVTDDFYVRAAVSETLTRPTLTALAPYTSYGTTTTSTRMARGNNPNLKPFVSQNLDLSFEYYYGDANLVAVALYKKEIDDFIVTMSLPETFENIAVEDPEWRTFMVTRPHNGESATIEGVEINWTHIFENGFGFATNYTFVNSSASLSAANATETFALPGISDTGNATVFYDKDGVEVRVAYNYRTPFLGRVFNGPSNEPVHYDAYGAFDVSASYDVTDRITVFVEGSNVTGETVNKYGRYKNQFIGFEDTGALYTFGLRAKL, from the coding sequence ATGTTTATTAAATCAAGAATGTCGTTGGCTGTGGTCGCGGCCATGACCTCGACATTAACGCTCGGTAGTGTGCATGCAGCAGAGTCGGATGATGCAAATTTGGAAGAGGTGGTTGTCACCGGTATTGCCGCCAGTTTGAGCCGTAGTATCGATAAAAAGCGTAATTCGGATCTGGTCGCCGACAGTATTACTGCAGAGGATTTGGGAAAATTCCCCGATAACAATATTGCCGATTCATTACAGCGCATTCCTGGAGTTGCGATTGATCGTGCCGGCGGAGAAGGGCGTTTTGTGAGTATTCGTGGCCTCGGTCCCGATTTCAGTGCGGTACTGATTAATGGCCGCTCACCTGCCAGTGAAAATGAAGAGCGCGCTTTCAGTTTCGATACGCTTGCTTCTGAACTGGTACGTACGGTGGATGTATTCAAAACGTCTAATCCAGGCCTGAAAGAAGGTGGTTTGGGCGGGACTATTAATATCGTCACTGCTCGCCCCTTTGATTTTGATGGTTTCCATGCTGCCGGCAGTATCAAGGGAATGTACGAAGAGAATAGTGAAGACACCAGTCCACAAGCGTCCTTCGTCGTCAGTAATACCTTCAACGACGAAAAATTCGGTGTACTGGCTTCGGTCACTTACCAGGAGCGTTCGAGTGCAAAATACACCGTCGAAAATGAGCATATTTCCAAAACGACAGAAGAGCCGTTTTTAACCTTCACCAATCCATCACAAGGATGGGGCGGCGGCTATGCCTATTCGGGCGATGGTTTGGAAGAGGATACCTATCGCATTCAAAGTTTGTACGCCGGTGTGACAAATGAAACGCGCGAGCGCATTGGTGGCAATCTTGTCCTGCAATTACAGGCAACGGATGATCTGGTATTAACAGCGGATATCATTCACTCAAAATACGACTCATCAACATCAAAATATTCCACTGGTTCCTACATGTGGGCACCGACTTTATCACCGCTGAATCAGGTTGATAAAAATGGTTTCTATAACGTCATCAACCACGGTTATGACGCGGGCTACAACATCACAGGTTACGCGCATTTATTGACGACGACTGAACGTCCAACAGAATCCAACGTGGGGGGGTTAAATGCAGCCTGGGATATTTCTGACGAATGGAAAATGATTGCTGATATTTCCATGTCCGATGCGATTTTGGATAACCGCGGTTTGGATCGGTTATACATCGTCGAATTTTTGGATCGCCCTGGCTACCTCATGACTTCCAATGGTGGCATTCCTACTCTGGAATACGCAGACCCTGCAGCCATCAAGCCGGAAATGGGTAGCGCCAACATGAAAGACTTACGTGCGCGCATCAACTCCAATGATGGTATTTATAACAAAGCCAATAATCATGAATTCAAATTGGATTTTGAATGGACGCCTGTTGACTCATTCCTCTCGCAAGTGAAATTCGGTGCAAATAATACTGTTGCAGAAAAATCGACAGAGTATTGGGCTACCCCCGATCTGATTCGTCGCATGTATCACGGGCTTGCAACGCAGCAAGTGATGGATACCGATTCGATTATAAAAGGTGTTTTAAAACAAGGTGATGTATTTGGCGGATTAAACGGCGATGTGTATATGATCGATCCAGTCGCCTATCGCAATTGGATGGCAGAAAACATTGACGGTCGTACACGCGCCAATACGCCAGCAGGTATCGCTTCAAAAGAGGCCTTTATCGCGAACGGAAATAGTTGGGATGCAGTGAAATCCAACGACTCTTACACGATTGAGGAAGATGTTACCTCGTTCTATTTGGAAGCGGCGGGTGAAACTGAAATATTCACTATGCCGTTACATTTATCAGGTGGTGTACGTTACACCGAAACTGAACTGACATCATCAGGAACATCACAAGTATTGATCGGGCTGGAACGTGAGGCCGCTGAACCGGGCAGGCCGCCATCACCCTGGTTGGTGCAACAATTTGCAGATGAAGCAGGAACTGCGATTGCGTTGAATAACGATTACGATAATTGGCTGCCGTCATTAAACGCACGCCTTGAAGTGACCGATGATTTTTATGTGCGTGCAGCGGTGAGTGAAACATTAACACGCCCAACGTTGACTGCGCTTGCACCATATACATCCTATGGAACTACTACTACCTCAACGCGTATGGCGCGCGGAAACAATCCTAATTTAAAACCATTCGTTTCACAAAATCTCGATTTATCATTTGAGTACTACTACGGTGATGCCAATTTGGTTGCGGTTGCACTGTACAAAAAAGAAATCGACGATTTTATTGTCACTATGAGTCTGCCTGAAACCTTTGAAAATATTGCTGTTGAAGACCCTGAGTGGCGAACCTTTATGGTGACGCGTCCACACAATGGCGAGTCAGCAACGATTGAAGGGGTTGAAATCAACTGGACACATATTTTTGAAAATGGTTTTGGTTTTGCAACCAACTACACCTTTGTAAACAGCAGTGCATCACTCAGTGCCGCTAATGCAACCGAAACCTTTGCGTTACCCGGGATTAGTGATACTGGAAATGCGACGGTCTTTTACGATAAAGATGGTGTGGAAGTACGTGTTGCTTACAACTATCGCACACCATTCCTCGGCCGTGTGTTTAATGGCCCCAGCAATGAACCTGTTCACTACGATGCTTACGGTGCATTTGACGTTAGCGCCAGTTACGACGTAACGGATCGTATTACGGTGTTTGTAGAAGGTAGTAATGTCACCGGTGAAACGGTTAATAAATACGGCCGTTACAAAAACCAGTTTATTGGTTTTGAAGATACTGGTGCTCTCTACACCTTTGGTTTGCGCGCCAAACTGTAA
- a CDS encoding discoidin domain-containing protein, with protein MKNIFVHRLLKISIVFLLSLVSALSVNAQSTCNAFVGNLCTEINAMYVKLDTTPRIAGVLGNTAAENAMLKFARDNGINYLIMYDLQGLVANSTRANQLASLISRAKTQYGVQQVGAALAESQFADNIVAYNNSRAENERIDVLNVEREFWRSTTNRAAEFDETINVLNYFKNVGTANNLITEIYIGWITANEGVRLGNAVDRVLVHYYRQNDTDIVNYGIERLQYLAGASRKVKVIPIFSNEGPTTTDDAETYFMGNWLATNPNDKAFKSWIAGYNALSGSWKNNIEVIGSNWFLYNHFPEIYATKPNHITTNPVNQTACAGQSRTFTVASSANNKFYCWLKNGKCLVNGGNISGARTASLTISNITSTDVGNYAARVLSYDTSNPASFTSTNASLTLGTSCGGSSTNRALNKPVTASSFIAAGYEPFRVVDGNTTSSRWASAYSGAQWIQVDLGASTNVSRVKLTWDPAYAIDYQILISTNGSSWTTLRSITGNTSLVNDNTGLNGTGRYIRINGTTKALPAWGFSLCELEVY; from the coding sequence ATGAAAAATATATTTGTTCATCGGCTGTTAAAAATTTCAATTGTCTTTTTATTGTCATTAGTCTCAGCGCTTTCGGTTAACGCCCAATCAACATGTAATGCGTTTGTCGGCAACCTGTGCACTGAAATCAATGCGATGTATGTCAAACTCGATACTACACCGCGCATCGCCGGTGTGTTGGGCAATACTGCTGCTGAAAATGCGATGCTGAAATTCGCACGTGATAACGGCATCAATTACCTGATTATGTATGACTTGCAAGGGCTGGTTGCTAATTCGACACGCGCAAATCAACTGGCATCACTTATATCCCGAGCTAAAACACAATACGGTGTCCAGCAAGTGGGAGCTGCATTGGCAGAATCGCAATTTGCAGACAATATCGTAGCGTACAACAACAGTCGTGCAGAAAATGAACGCATAGATGTGTTGAATGTCGAACGTGAGTTCTGGCGTTCAACCACCAATCGCGCTGCAGAATTTGATGAAACAATCAATGTATTAAATTATTTTAAAAATGTTGGAACGGCAAATAATTTAATTACTGAGATTTATATTGGGTGGATTACAGCCAATGAAGGGGTACGTTTAGGGAATGCGGTAGATCGCGTGTTAGTCCATTACTATCGTCAAAACGATACAGATATCGTGAACTACGGTATTGAGCGTTTACAGTATCTTGCTGGAGCAAGCCGAAAAGTAAAAGTCATTCCTATTTTTTCCAATGAAGGCCCTACAACAACGGATGATGCTGAAACCTATTTTATGGGTAATTGGTTGGCAACAAACCCAAATGATAAAGCGTTTAAAAGTTGGATTGCCGGATACAATGCGCTTTCAGGTAGTTGGAAAAATAATATTGAAGTCATTGGTTCTAATTGGTTTCTCTATAATCACTTTCCTGAAATTTATGCAACAAAACCCAATCACATTACCACAAATCCGGTCAATCAAACGGCGTGTGCTGGCCAATCGCGCACATTTACCGTTGCAAGTTCAGCGAATAATAAATTTTATTGTTGGCTAAAAAACGGAAAGTGTTTGGTTAATGGTGGAAACATTTCCGGTGCCCGTACCGCTTCACTGACTATCTCTAATATCACATCGACTGATGTGGGTAACTATGCTGCCCGTGTTCTTAGTTACGACACCAGCAATCCTGCGAGCTTTACCTCAACCAACGCGAGTTTAACGCTTGGCACCAGCTGCGGTGGTTCCTCTACCAATCGCGCGTTGAATAAACCGGTAACTGCATCGTCATTTATTGCAGCGGGTTATGAACCTTTCAGAGTGGTTGATGGCAATACAACCAGCTCGCGTTGGGCGAGTGCGTATTCGGGTGCTCAATGGATTCAGGTGGATCTGGGTGCATCGACAAATGTAAGCCGGGTGAAATTAACCTGGGATCCCGCTTATGCCATTGATTATCAGATCCTGATTTCTACCAACGGTAGCAGCTGGACAACACTGCGTTCTATTACAGGAAACACCAGTCTTGTTAATGACAATACGGGATTAAATGGAACCGGGCGATACATCCGTATCAATGGCACGACCAAGGCATTGCCTGCGTGGGGATTTTCATTGTGCGAATTGGAAGTCTATTAA